A genomic region of Cryptosporangium phraense contains the following coding sequences:
- a CDS encoding M20/M25/M40 family metallo-hydrolase produces the protein MSSDAETEVVDLARDLIRIDTTNTGETATSAGERAAAEYVAGKLDEVGIAAEIYESEPGRATVVARLEGANRDRGGLVLHGHLDVVPANADDWAVDPFSGELRDGYLWGRGAVDMKDMDAMILAVVRRWARAGIKPPRDITLAFFADEEAGSTHGAHWMVDHHPEWFEGCTEAVSEVGGFSLSVTDDLRLYLVETAEKGIEWLKLTATGKAGHGSFTHEDNAITTLSEAVSRIGRHRFPIVLTDSVRRFLEEASDALGIELNPDEPEQVIAKLGPIARIIGATLRNTANPTMLDAGYKVNVIPGSATAAIDGRVLPGQEQEFLQTIRELAGPDVKVEPTMEQIPLETTFDGDLVDAMADALRHEDPGARAVPYMLSGGTDGKALSRLGIRCFGFAPLRLPADLDFASLFHGVDERVPVDGLQFGVRVLDRFLSRS, from the coding sequence ATGAGCTCCGACGCTGAGACCGAAGTAGTCGACCTCGCGCGCGACCTGATCCGGATCGACACCACCAACACCGGTGAGACCGCGACCAGCGCGGGGGAGCGGGCCGCGGCGGAGTACGTCGCCGGGAAACTCGACGAGGTCGGGATCGCGGCCGAGATCTACGAGAGCGAGCCCGGCCGCGCCACCGTCGTGGCGCGCCTGGAAGGCGCGAACCGCGACCGCGGCGGTCTGGTGCTGCACGGCCATCTGGACGTCGTCCCGGCGAACGCCGACGACTGGGCGGTCGATCCGTTCTCCGGCGAGCTGCGCGACGGCTATCTCTGGGGCCGGGGCGCCGTCGACATGAAGGACATGGACGCGATGATCCTGGCGGTCGTGCGCCGCTGGGCCCGGGCGGGCATCAAGCCGCCGCGGGACATCACGCTCGCGTTCTTCGCCGACGAGGAGGCCGGCAGCACCCACGGCGCACACTGGATGGTCGACCACCACCCGGAGTGGTTCGAGGGCTGCACCGAGGCGGTCAGCGAGGTCGGCGGTTTCTCGCTCTCGGTCACCGACGACCTCCGGCTGTACCTGGTGGAGACGGCCGAGAAGGGTATCGAGTGGCTGAAGCTGACCGCGACCGGTAAGGCCGGGCACGGGTCGTTCACCCACGAGGACAACGCGATCACGACGCTGTCCGAGGCCGTGTCGCGGATCGGCCGGCACCGGTTCCCGATCGTCCTCACCGACAGCGTCCGCCGGTTCCTCGAGGAGGCGAGCGACGCGCTCGGCATCGAGCTGAACCCGGACGAGCCCGAGCAGGTCATCGCGAAGCTCGGCCCGATCGCCCGGATCATCGGCGCGACCCTGCGCAACACCGCGAACCCGACGATGCTCGACGCCGGGTACAAGGTGAACGTCATCCCCGGGTCGGCGACCGCGGCGATCGACGGGCGGGTGCTGCCCGGGCAGGAGCAGGAGTTCCTGCAGACGATCCGCGAGCTGGCCGGCCCGGACGTCAAGGTCGAGCCGACGATGGAGCAGATCCCGCTCGAGACGACGTTCGACGGCGACCTGGTCGACGCGATGGCCGACGCGCTGCGCCACGAGGACCCCGGGGCCCGCGCGGTCCCGTACATGTTGTCCGGTGGCACCGATGGCAAGGCGTTGTCGCGTCTGGGCATTCGATGCTTCGGCTTCGCCCCGCTGCGCCTGCCGGCCGATCTCGATTTCGCCTCGCTGTTCCATGGTGTCGACGAGCGCGTGCCGGTCGACGGCCTACAGTTCGGGGTGCGTGTTCTCGATCGGTTCTTGTCGCGCAGCTGA